A region from the Alnus glutinosa chromosome 5, dhAlnGlut1.1, whole genome shotgun sequence genome encodes:
- the LOC133869344 gene encoding disease resistance protein RPM1-like, whose product MTETIVTLVINKLVQLTVQESKLLRGVHQQVVDIRDELESIQCFLKDTDKGGDLQDDFKIWVKQVREVAYHIEDVIDEYVLHVAQRLHQQSFIASLHKIGRLLKKIKQHHDIATKIQDIKISVREIKERSERYGFSSSDQGSSSRATKVTWHDPRVGSLFIEDDEVVGIESTRDELVSWLVGGVSKRSVISVVGMGGIGKTTLTKKVYENESVKGHFDCRVWITVSQSYNVSKILTSMTKQIYQAKETTPGQIDKIDEITLISQLRKCLQQKRYVVVFDDVWKTEFWEIVKHALPCNDRGSRIIITTRSELIGVSCKESLYDQVHKLQPLSQDKAWELFCRKAFQTEFPRCCPRQLVRMSMDIVKKCEGLPLAIVSIGGLLSTKEKVSLEWQKLLDSLSSEIECNPRLTNITNILSLSYHDLPCYLKSCYLYFSIFPEDYSISGSRLLWLWVAEGFIKGKKGKTLEDVAEEYLMELINRNLVQVSFGELDYGIEKKYRIHDLLHEIILSKARELNLCQVLEAGDTTSIGKSRCLSIHNVRENVFKTSEYSRVRSIFLFNISEIPRSSIVKLFNKFKLLKVLDFEDASIDYLPQEVGNLFHLKSLSLRGTKVKILPKSMGRLQNLQTLNILETAVRELPIEILRLYKLRHILAHSHDYEIESSFHSLQGVKIHEGVGCLNNLQTLVIIEANHHGGGLFEELEKLSQLRILGISRMTAERGRALCTSIQNLVHLKTLIVSSISEDEIIDLQSISSPPPFLECIYLRGRLKKLPNWILELQNLVTLILFFSSLKEDPLSCVQTLPNLVTLSLNHAYDGEQLHFEEGGFRKLKRLTLRELKELKMVKIDKGSLPGLEQLDIGPCPQMKELPFGIQHLERLKIIHFYEMQGEFVLRMQPNGGEDYWKVKKVSTICLKYRIKGERYQIYKVSDSHLLERLQGIPN is encoded by the coding sequence ATGACAGAAACCATTGTGACCCTTGTCATCAACAAGCTGGTTCAGTTAACCGTTCAAGAATCAAAATTGCTACGGGGTGTCCACCAACAAGTTGTGGACATTCGAGATGAACTGGAGAGCATCCAATGTTTTCTCAAAGATACAGATAAAGGAGGAGACCTCCAAGATGATTTCAAAATATGGGTGAAACAAGTGAGAGAAGTAGCATATCATATAGAAGATGTAATAGATGAATACGTCCTTCACGTTGCACAACGTCTGCATCAGCAAAGTTTTATTGCTTCTCTCCATAAAATTGGccgtttattgaaaaaaataaaacaacatcatGACATAGCTACCAAGATTCAAGATATCAAAATATCAGTCCGTGAAATCAAGGAACGAAGTGAAAGATATGGTTTTAGTTCCTCAGATCAAGGATCAAGTAGCAGAGCAACAAAAGTTACATGGCATGACCCTCGAGTGGGTTCACTTTTCATTGAGGACGATGAAGTTGTGGGTATTGAGTCTACGAGGGATGAACTCGTAAGCTGGTTGGTGGGGGGAGTATCTAAACGCTCAGTGATTTCAGTGGTAGGCATGGGCGGAATTGGTAAGACAACTCTTACTAAGAAAGTATATGAGAATGAATCAGTGAAGGGACATTTTGATTGCCGTGTTTGGATCACTGTGTCTCAGTCATACAATGTGTCGAAGATACTCACGTCCATGACAAAGCAAATTTACCAGGCAAAagaaactactccggggcaaaTAGACAAGATAGACGAGATCACACTAATTAGCCAACTAAGGAAATGTTTACAGCAAAAGAGGTATGTTGTGGTTTTTGATGATGTCTGGAAGACAGAGTTTTGGGAAATTGTGAAACATGCTTTACCATGCAATGACAGAGGCAGTAGGATTATCATCACAACACGCAGTGAACTCATTGGTGTTTCTTGTAAAGAATCTTTATATGATCAAGTGCACAAGCTACAACCTCTATCTCAAGACAAGGCTTGGGAATTGTTTTGCAGAAAGGCATTCCAGACCGAGTTCCCAAGGTGTTGTCCAAGACAGTTGGTGAGAATGTCGATGGACATTGTGAAAAAATGTGAAGGCCTACCCCTTGCAATTGTTTCCATAGGTGGTCTTCTGTCAACAAAGGAGAAGGTGTCGTTAGAATGGCAAAAATTGCTCGATAGCCTCAGTTCTGAGATAGAATGTAATCCCCGGCTTACCAATATCActaacattctctctctcagttATCATGATCTTCCGTGCTACCTAAAGTCATGCTACTTGTACTTTAGCATTTTTCCGGAGGACTACTCAATCAGTGGTTCAAGATTACTTTGGCTATGGGTAGCTGAGGGctttataaaaggaaagaaaggaaaaacattGGAAGACGTGGCAGAAGAATACTTAATGGAGCTCATCAACAGAAACTTGGTTCAAGTTTCATTTGGGGAACTTGATTACGGGATAGAGAAAAAATACAGAATCCATGATCTGCTGCATGAAATCATTCTATCAAAGGCTAGAGAGTTGAATTTATGTCAGGTTCTGGAAGCTGGTGACACAACTTCCATTGGAAAAAGTAGGTGCCTATCAATCCACAATGTTAGAGAAAATGTTTTCAAGACAAGTGAGTACTCTCGGGTTCGTTCCatttttctcttcaacattAGTGAAATACCCAGGTCTTCCATTGTTAAATTGTTCAACAAGTTCAAGCTTTTGAAAGTGTTGGATTTTGAAGATGCTTCTATAGATTATCTTCCTCAAGAAGTGGGCAATTTATTCCACCTAAAGAGCTTAAGTTTGAGGGGAACAAAGGTGAAGATACTTCCAAAGTCAATGGGTAGACTACAAAACCTACAGACACTAAATATTTTGGAAACCGCTGTGCGTGAATTACCAATTGAGATATTAAGGCTTTATAAGCTGAGACATATTTTGGCTCATTCTCATGACTACGAAATTGAAAGTAGCTTTCATTCACTGCAAGGAGTAAAAATACATGAAGGGGTTGGATGTTTAAACAATTTGCAAACACTAGTAATTATTGAGGCAAATCATCATGGGGGTGGTCTATTTGAAGAGCTTGAAAAGTTGAGTCAATTGAGGATTTTGGGCATTTCAAGGATGACTGCAGAACGTGGGAGGGCTCTATGTACCTCCATACAAAATCTAGTCCACCTTAAAACTTTGATTGTATCCTCAATTAGTGAAGATGAGATTATAGACTTACAATCAATTTCATCACCACCTCCATTTCTAGAGTGTATCTATCTAAGGGGGCGATTGAAGAAGTTGCCCAATTGGATTCTAGAGCTTCAAAATTTGGTCACACTAATCTTATTTTTCTCATCATTGAAGGAAGATCCATTGTCGTGTGTCCAGACTTTGCCAAATCTAGTTACCCTTTCTCTCAATCATGCTTATGATGGGGAGCAGCTTCATTTTGAGGAAGGTGGTTTTCGAAAACTCAAGAGGCTCACCCTCAGAGAGTTGAAAGAATTGAAGATGGTGAAAATAGATAAAGGATCACTACCCGGTCTTGAGCAACTAGATATTGGGCCATGCCCGCAGATGAAAGAGCTACCCTTTGGAATCCAGCACCTGGAAAGGCTAAAGATTATCCACTTCTATGAAATGCAGGGAGAGTTTGTGCTACGTATGCAGCCAAATGGAGGCGAAGATTATTGGAAAGTGAAAAAGGTAAGTACTATCTGTCTCAAGTATAGGATTAAAGGAGAACGATATCAAATATACAAGGTCAGTGACTCACACTTATTGGAGCGTCTGCAAGGAATTCCAAACTAG